A genomic region of Rheinheimera sp. MMS21-TC3 contains the following coding sequences:
- a CDS encoding ABC transporter substrate-binding protein codes for MTLNSKVYYYAIYNKILLLGFALLSSLLLSACQPQLPEQFQSSIVYCSEGSPESFNPQLITSGTTIDAISLQLYDRLLDVDVNSGKLIPGLALSWQVSADGTEYIFNLQPDVQFHHTEYFTPSRPLQAQDVIFTFNRISEPSHPFHSQGGGVYPYFQSIEWSSLVSRVSAIDNHTVKFELSQPNSSFLSTLATDFSAILSAEYGQQLIENNTLPQIDTHPVGTGPFVFKEYQKDVLIRYHRHPNYWRTLAKPEQLVFDIVPNNARRMAKLLTHECDIIAYPRVAELKLISKRADVDIQESTSMNVGFWAFNTQKPPFDNVKVRQALALAINREAIMQAVYYGHATAATSILPPTSWAYDPNLAPAQYNPTAAKALLTEAGYGKGFTMNIWAMPVQRLYNPNAIKMAELIQADLAQVGIKATIITYEWNSFRRKLTNYAHDSVLIGWAADNADPDNFMRPLLSCSAAITGTNRANWCDKKFDRLINQAILTADQNQRRTIYLEVQQYLAEQMPLVSIAHSQRFQAINNDVTGVTINPYGGISLATATKEKL; via the coding sequence ATGACATTAAACAGTAAAGTTTACTACTACGCTATTTATAACAAAATACTATTATTAGGTTTTGCCTTGTTAAGTAGTTTATTACTTAGTGCTTGTCAGCCACAATTGCCTGAGCAGTTTCAGTCTAGTATTGTTTATTGCTCTGAAGGTTCGCCAGAATCATTTAATCCCCAATTAATCACCTCTGGCACTACTATCGATGCTATCAGCTTACAACTATACGATCGTTTATTAGATGTGGATGTAAATAGTGGCAAGCTTATTCCTGGATTAGCGCTAAGCTGGCAAGTCAGTGCTGATGGCACCGAGTATATCTTTAATTTACAACCCGATGTGCAGTTTCATCATACTGAATACTTTACGCCTAGCAGACCATTGCAGGCTCAAGATGTGATATTCACTTTTAACCGCATAAGTGAACCTAGCCATCCTTTTCATTCCCAAGGTGGTGGTGTCTATCCCTACTTCCAGAGTATAGAATGGTCCAGCTTAGTTAGCCGAGTTAGCGCTATTGATAACCACACCGTCAAATTTGAATTAAGCCAACCTAACAGCTCATTTCTATCAACCTTAGCGACTGACTTTAGTGCTATTTTATCGGCAGAATATGGCCAACAGCTTATTGAAAATAACACTCTGCCTCAGATAGATACCCATCCTGTCGGTACTGGGCCTTTTGTATTTAAAGAATATCAAAAAGATGTACTTATTCGTTATCATCGCCACCCTAACTATTGGCGGACCTTAGCTAAACCTGAGCAATTAGTATTTGATATAGTACCCAATAATGCTAGGCGTATGGCTAAACTATTAACTCATGAGTGCGATATTATAGCCTACCCGCGCGTGGCAGAACTTAAGCTGATTAGTAAACGTGCTGACGTTGATATTCAAGAAAGTACTAGTATGAATGTTGGCTTTTGGGCTTTTAATACTCAAAAGCCACCTTTTGATAATGTTAAGGTACGCCAAGCTTTAGCATTAGCCATTAATCGCGAGGCAATAATGCAAGCTGTATATTATGGTCACGCTACAGCAGCAACTTCTATCTTACCACCAACATCATGGGCTTATGATCCTAATTTAGCCCCTGCTCAGTACAACCCTACTGCAGCTAAAGCCTTATTAACTGAAGCAGGTTATGGCAAAGGCTTTACTATGAATATTTGGGCCATGCCGGTACAACGTTTATATAACCCAAATGCCATAAAAATGGCCGAATTAATTCAAGCAGACTTAGCCCAAGTGGGCATTAAAGCAACAATTATTACTTACGAATGGAATAGTTTTCGGCGCAAATTAACTAATTATGCCCATGACTCAGTATTAATTGGTTGGGCGGCAGATAATGCTGATCCTGATAATTTTATGCGGCCTTTACTAAGTTGTAGCGCGGCTATTACCGGCACTAACCGAGCTAATTGGTGTGATAAAAAGTTTGACCGGTTAATTAATCAAGCCATATTAACCGCGGATCAAAACCAAAGGCGCACTATTTATCTCGAGGTACAGCAGTATCTTGCAGAGCAAATGCCCCTAGTGAGTATTGCTCACTCACAGCGTTTTCAAGCAATAAATAATGATGTGACTGGTGTCACAATTAATCCTTATGGTGGTATTTCATTAGCAACTGCGACTAAGGAAAAGCTATGA
- a CDS encoding ABC transporter permease: MRAYLLRRLFLLAFVFIALSIFAFSLAYLFPGNILNNISGLRQITPEQAGQLTSYYQLDKSYLAQYIAYLQRIFSGDWGLSFSSQQPLLQEIKTLTPATLELAAYALFISFFVGIPFGIIAAIKPEGMLSKSISGLAVTAYSLPVFWWGLLLIMIFSLGLGWLPTAGRINVLYEIPHQTGFMLWDIYIADTPYKGDAFYNALQHLLLPTVVLATFPTTVMLRFTRDSMLDVWQQNYIKTARAKGLSRGQVLYRHGLRNALLPVIRQIGLQFSTLLTLAMITEIIFSWPGLGHWLIDSIYQRNYPAIQAGLLMISTIVISANMSTELLHTYFNPLARKQ, encoded by the coding sequence ATGAGAGCCTATTTACTACGGCGCTTGTTTTTACTTGCTTTTGTATTTATTGCCTTAAGTATCTTCGCTTTTAGCCTAGCTTATTTATTTCCTGGTAATATTCTAAATAATATTAGCGGTTTACGGCAAATTACCCCTGAACAAGCTGGACAGCTTACCAGCTACTATCAATTAGATAAAAGTTACCTGGCACAATATATTGCCTATTTACAACGGATTTTTAGCGGTGATTGGGGGCTATCTTTCTCTAGCCAACAGCCTTTATTGCAAGAAATAAAAACCTTAACCCCAGCAACCTTAGAGTTAGCCGCCTACGCACTGTTTATTTCATTTTTTGTTGGCATTCCCTTTGGTATTATTGCCGCAATTAAGCCCGAAGGTATGCTTAGCAAGAGCATTTCTGGTCTTGCTGTTACCGCTTACTCGCTACCCGTTTTTTGGTGGGGTTTACTGCTTATTATGATTTTCTCTTTAGGCTTAGGTTGGTTACCTACTGCAGGTAGAATTAATGTTTTATATGAAATTCCCCATCAAACGGGTTTTATGTTGTGGGATATTTATATTGCCGATACCCCCTATAAAGGTGATGCATTTTATAATGCGCTACAACACTTATTATTGCCCACAGTGGTATTAGCCACTTTTCCTACTACTGTTATGCTGCGTTTTACTCGTGATTCTATGTTAGATGTATGGCAACAAAACTATATAAAAACAGCACGTGCTAAAGGCTTAAGTCGGGGCCAAGTTTTATATCGCCATGGCTTACGTAATGCATTACTGCCTGTTATACGCCAAATTGGCTTGCAGTTTAGTACTTTACTAACCCTAGCTATGATTACCGAAATTATATTTTCATGGCCTGGCTTAGGCCATTGGCTAATTGACAGTATTTATCAGCGTAATTATCCCGCTATCCAAGCTGGTTTATTAATGATTTCCACTATTGTTATCAGTGCTAATATGTCTACCGAGCTATTGCATACTTATTTTAACCCTTTGGCAAGGAAACAGTAA